The following are encoded in a window of Castanea sativa cultivar Marrone di Chiusa Pesio chromosome 5, ASM4071231v1 genomic DNA:
- the LOC142634773 gene encoding protein neprosin-like, with amino-acid sequence MKEEARNFKHSLEAVKQASYQEGVAATQDQLTEAFVALCREYCDTFVGGRRIETMKNNVLIKRKGTIKTIEGKDGDIIDCVDIYQQPAFDHPFLKNHTIQMKPSSIPGGVKMNSSQAGLFQNWHKNGQCPKGTIPIRREQQDVHPRGSGVKWIPHRTQLNQSIAIDNGNHNEFATVDIEGGIFYGGRAILNVWNPAVYNREFSIAEMWVAAGPDKEINTVEAGWKVDDPDKRTRLFIYWTSDGYKRKGCYNLQCPGFVQVNQKFAFGSPIEPISRYSAKQFEMGITMYKKHGNWWLQVQDQVLGYWPSSIFNYLASTATRIIWGGMVYNSKPNGHHTRTQMGSGHFGNEGFGKASYFKNIGYMDNSGKFRDVDARSLNLQVTRPFCYNVKVVNNTVGTDFFFGGPGYSTLCAV; translated from the exons ATGAAGGAAGAAGCGCGCAACTTCAAGCATTCACTGGAGGCTGTGAAACAGGCAAGTTATCAGGAGGGTGTGGCTGCAACACAGGACCAGCTGACAGAAGCTTTTGtggccttgtgccgagaatact GCGATACATTTGTTGGTGGAAGAAGGATTGAGACTATGAAAAATAATGTCTTGATTAAGCGAAAAGGAACCATTAAAACTATTGAG GGTAAAGATGGTGATATAATTGATTGTGTTGATATTTATCAACAACCGGCTTTTGATCATCCATTTCTCAAAAATCACACTATACAg ATGAAACCCAGCTCAATTCCTGGTGGTGTGAAAATGAATTCCTCTCAAGCAGGGCTGTTTCAAAATTGGCATAAAAATGGACAATGCCCAAAAGGAACTATCCCCATAAGACGAGAACAACAAGATGTACACCCTCGTGGTAGTGGTGTCAAATGGATACCACATAGAACACAGCTTAATCAAAGCATTGCCATTGATAATGGCAATCATAATGAG TTTGCCACTGTTGATATTGAGGGTGGTATATTCTATGGGGGACGTGCAATATTAAACGTATGGAACCCTGCCGTTTATAATAGAGAATTTAGTATTGCTGAAATGTGGGTTGCAGCAGGCCCTGATAAAGAAATAAACACTGTTGAAGCTGGATGGAAG GTTGATGATCCTGACAAACGAACAAGGTTGTTCATATATTGGACT AGTGATGGTTACAAAAGAAAGGGTTGCTACAATCTTCAATGTCCCGGTTTCGTGCAAGTAAACCAAAAATTTGCCTTTGGCTCTCCCATAGAACCAATTTCCAGGTACTCTGCAAAGCAATTCGAGATGGGGATAACCATGTACAAG AAGCATGGAAATTGGTGGTTACAAGTGCAAGATCAGGTACTTGGATATTGGCCTAGCTCCATCTTCAATTATTTAGCGAGTACTGCAACCAGAATTATTTGGGGTGGAATGGTTTACAACTCGAAACCGAATGGTCATCACACAAGGACTCAAATGGGGAGTGGCCATTTTGGGAATGAAGGCTTTGGAAAAGcaagttattttaaaaatattggatATATGGATAACAGTGGCAAGTTCAGAGACGTTGACGCTCGAAGTCTGAATCTACAGGTAACAAGACCATTTTGCTATAATGTAAAAGTAGTAAATAATACGGTTGGAACCGATTTCTTTTTCGGTGGTCCTGGCTATTCAACACTATGTGCAGTAtag
- the LOC142634774 gene encoding uncharacterized protein LOC142634774, with amino-acid sequence MDFFWLLKEKHDHAELEILATAAWGIWKNRNDVTHGGTSKSPTAIVNNARRYIKEHKQATNFLGPQPAQAPVPWKPPSSDWYKINVDGAVFKETRCCGIGVVARNDRGQIIGALSKKLHFPLGALEAEEKAMECRIIFVWELGLKQIIIEGDSQIVYHG; translated from the coding sequence ATGGACTTTTTTTGGCTGCTGAAGGAGAAACACGATCACGCTGAACTGGAAATCCTTGCAACAGCTGCGTGGGGCATTTGGAAGAATAGAAATGATGTTACCCATGGTGGTACCTCCAAATCTCCAACTGCTATTGTAAACAATGCTCGTAGGTACATCAAGGAGCATAAACAAGCAACAAATTTCCTTGGCCCTCAACCTGCTCAAGCGCCGGTCCCCTGGAAGCCCCCATCGTCCGACTGGTACAAGATCAATGTTGATGGTGCAGTTTTTAAGGAGACCAGGTGTTGTGGAATTGGAGTAGTTGCTCGAAATGACAGAGGACAGATCATAGGAGCGCTTTCAAAGAAGTTACACTTTCCTCTGGGCGCCTTAGAAGCTGAAGAAAAGGCAATGGAATGCAGGATCATCTTTGTATGGGAGTTAGGACTTAAGCAGATCATAATTGAGGGAGACTCGCAGATTGTCTATCATGGCTGA
- the LOC142634775 gene encoding uncharacterized protein LOC142634775, with amino-acid sequence MVANPEWKGLFPRARVQHRSTAASDHCSLVLHSNPTARNKREKPYFRFETMWVRDAKCKEIIELAWSMPNSSIEVPMIQERIKSYQQQLQWWNKNGDRNTKFFHSMASQRHMKNTVQGLVDDHGVCKDNAEDINRNTLDYYTSIFTSDLSTQFDAVE; translated from the exons ATGGTGGCGAACCCTGAATGGAAAGGCTTATTCCCAAGAGCAAGGGTGCAGCACCGGTCCACGGCCGCCTCTGATCATTGCTCCCTAGTCCTACATTCAAATCCCACTGCTAGAAACAAAAGAGAGAAGCCCTATTTCCGTTTCGAAACAATGTGGGTTCGTGATGCAAAGTGTAAGGAAATCATAGAGCTTGCATGGTCCATGCCAAATAGCTCCATTGAGGTCCCAATGATTCAAGAACGAATTAAAAGCTACCAACAACAACTTCAGTGGTGGAACAAGAAT GGTGACAGAAATACGAAGTTCTTCCACTCCATGGCAAGCCAGCGTCACATGAAGAATACCGTTCAGGGACTTGTGGATGACCATGGGGTATGTAAGGACAATGCCGAAGATATTAACAGGAACACCTTAGATTACTATACATCCATCTTTACTTCTGATCTATCCACACAGTTTGATGCAGTGGAGTAA
- the LOC142634776 gene encoding protein neprosin-like codes for MANDIQTKLGCNAFFFIALLCMLRAKIVDGENMYSMENLELVPRKGTVKTIESESGDIIDCVDIYQQPTLNDPALKNHVIEMQPPFIPKPKFFKPGNFQTWRKNGDCPKGTVPLIRNTKGHYKLIMEEEPDEGNFKGEEEYAQITSSDGHYYGFDATLNLWNPNVTFSGEYSTSQVWISSLGPPDKASTLVAGWQVIPGETKSRLFVYSTHAGNKSCLNTACGFVQVSKEIVLGQSLVPLSIYNGKQSDVYISFMKFPNSPWWLVFQNEAVGYWPVDIFKEFADYAPRINFGGKIYNSKPNCTHTTTQMGSGHFPSEGLGKACYIKSIRYFNEKRIFMETNASTFKPLVTKPACYDLNFGKDNNETSIFFGGPGYSDTCRV; via the exons ATGGCTAATGACATTCAAACCAAACTAGGATGCAACGCATTTTTCTTCATAGCTTTACTTTGTATGCTAAGGGCAAAAATTGTTGATGGAGAAAATATGTATTCCATGGAAAATTTAGAATTGGTTCCACGCAAAGGAACAGTCAAAACCATTGAG AGTGAAAGTGGCGATATTATTGACTGTGTTGATATTTACCAACAACCTACTTTGAATGATCCAGCTCTCAAGAATCATGTCATagag ATGCAGCCCCCATTTATACCAAAACCGAAATTTTTTAAACCTGGTAATTTCCAAACATGGCGTAAGAATGGAGATTGTCCAAAAGGAACAGTCCCCTTAATTCGAAATACAAAAGGTCATTACAAACTAATTATGGAAGAAGAGCCGGACGAAGGGAATTTCAAAGGGGAGGAGGAG TACGCCCAAATTACTTCGTCTGATGGCCATTACTATGGATTTGACGCAACTCTTAACTTATGGAACCCCAATGTCACATTTAGTGGAGAATATAGTACTTCTCAAGTTTGGATCTCATCATTAGGTCCACCTGATAAAGCTAGCACATTGGTGGCAGGATGGCAG GTTATTCCAGGTGAAACGAAAAGTAGATTATTTGTATATTCGACT CATGCTGGTAACAAAAGTTGCCTTAATACTGCTTGTGGGTTCgtacaagtatctaaggagattGTTCTTGGTCAATCCCTAGTTCCTCTTTCCATATACAATGGAAAGCAGTCCGATGTATACATTTCCTTTATGAAG tTTCCAAACTCACCATGGTGGCTCGTATTCCAAAATGAGGCAGTAGGGTATTGGCCTGTCGACATCTTCAAAGAGTTTGCAGACTATGCTCCGCGCATTAATTTTGGTGGAAAGATTTATAACTCAAAACCAAATTGTACTCACACAACCACACAAATGGGGAGTGGCCATTTTCCGAGTGAAGGGCTTGGAAAAGCTTGTTATATTAAGAGTATTAGGTACTTTAACGAGAAAAGAATCTTTATGGAAACCAATGCCTCAACATTTAAGCCACTTGTGACAAAGCCTGCGTGCTATGATTTAAATTTTGGGAAAGACAATAATGAAACCTCTATATTTTTTGGGGGTCCTGGGTACTCAGATACGTGTCGAGTCTAG